One window of the bacterium genome contains the following:
- a CDS encoding glycosyltransferase family 4 protein has protein sequence MSAKDAPIRVLIDATAIPPAGMTGAARYVHLLVGALVEHGEIAFDAFGFGDNPFESLPDARYRSAPLLTFAGPIAREISRRRFVRRLVPRYDVVHFSLEPAPVRRAASVLTLFDLSRLTAAYRRATRGSALRAVLRTRLRYGGASGMTRIVTTSNASREDIAARLGMSRDIIDVHMIPPDACFSPGAPDAEALRRAGIPDAPYILFVGELGRQKNELGLARAFAAARSSGGVSEDTRLVLAGNAAALSERDRAWLAIDARIVLAGAVTDADLVHLYRGARLVALPSLAEGYGLPVVEAMACGVPVVVSDAGSLPEIAGDAGLVVRAGDDRDLAVAIARIVSDSVKRDDLVRRGLARARAFGQEGMARGHIATYRAAHDAYTHRQPSGTR, from the coding sequence TCGTCGAGCACGGCGAGATCGCGTTTGACGCCTTCGGGTTCGGCGACAATCCGTTTGAGTCGCTGCCGGACGCGCGCTATCGGAGCGCGCCTCTCCTTACGTTCGCGGGGCCGATCGCGCGGGAGATTTCGCGCCGCCGGTTCGTGCGCCGCCTTGTGCCGCGATACGACGTCGTGCATTTCTCGCTCGAACCCGCGCCCGTGCGCCGCGCGGCAAGCGTGCTGACGCTATTTGACCTTTCGCGCCTGACGGCGGCGTATCGCCGCGCGACGCGCGGCTCGGCGCTGCGCGCGGTGCTGCGCACGCGCCTTCGCTACGGCGGCGCGAGCGGGATGACGCGCATCGTCACCACCTCGAACGCGAGCCGCGAGGATATCGCCGCGCGGCTTGGCATGTCGCGAGACATCATCGACGTGCACATGATTCCGCCCGACGCATGCTTTTCGCCGGGCGCGCCGGATGCCGAGGCGTTGCGCCGCGCGGGCATCCCGGATGCGCCGTACATTCTTTTCGTCGGCGAACTCGGCCGGCAAAAAAACGAGCTTGGTCTCGCGCGGGCGTTCGCCGCCGCACGTTCATCCGGCGGTGTATCCGAGGACACGCGCCTCGTGCTCGCCGGTAACGCCGCCGCCCTGTCGGAACGGGATCGCGCATGGCTTGCGATCGACGCGCGCATCGTGCTCGCGGGCGCCGTGACGGACGCGGATCTCGTGCATCTCTACCGCGGCGCGCGCCTCGTCGCGCTGCCGAGCCTGGCCGAGGGTTATGGCCTGCCGGTCGTCGAGGCGATGGCCTGCGGCGTGCCGGTCGTCGTTTCCGACGCGGGGAGTCTTCCCGAGATCGCGGGCGACGCGGGCCTTGTCGTGCGCGCGGGCGACGATCGCGATCTCGCGGTGGCGATCGCGCGAATCGTGAGCGACAGCGTAAAGCGCGACGATCTCGTTCGCCGCGGCCTTGCCCGCGCGCGGGCTTTCGGGCAAGAAGGCATGGCCCGTGGACATATCGCCACCTATCGGGCCGCCCATGACGCGTACACTCATCGTCAGCCTTCAGGGACTCGGTAA
- a CDS encoding glycosyltransferase family 9 protein produces the protein MTRTLIVSLQGLGNALLALPLASALARRDGEPVAMLVRSPRVAALLREQSDIAVAYAANGRRFAGVAGMLRLRHEVRRARFESAVFTFPSGTRSVLFALAAFIPRRIGVAHPEFGWGERLLTSRGRYRHGAHDLEQNAEIARVLGLDTDIDAAWPPLNPLMGQVEHAARFLNDNGFDDKARYVAMHPGSDEDFVEKRWPEAHFAALAESIYERDGRATIVFDGPNERGAGKRLSMLCRTPILAMDGWGDLNDALGMLAFCDLMIANDSGIMNLAAAAGVPTVAIYGPSRADRSKPWRNGAAVIAERACVPCYGLGSWPGCIHPERPCLHDVVPERVLAAALAIGV, from the coding sequence ATGACGCGTACACTCATCGTCAGCCTTCAGGGACTCGGTAACGCGCTGCTGGCGCTGCCGCTCGCATCCGCGCTCGCGCGGCGCGACGGCGAGCCGGTGGCGATGCTCGTGCGTTCACCGCGCGTCGCCGCGCTCTTGCGCGAGCAGTCCGATATCGCGGTGGCGTATGCCGCCAACGGCCGGCGATTCGCGGGCGTGGCGGGTATGCTGCGCCTGCGGCACGAGGTTCGCCGCGCGCGATTCGAGAGCGCCGTTTTCACGTTTCCGTCCGGCACGCGATCCGTGCTCTTCGCCCTGGCGGCGTTCATCCCCCGGCGAATCGGCGTCGCGCATCCCGAATTCGGATGGGGTGAGCGCCTTCTGACAAGCCGCGGCCGCTATCGGCACGGGGCGCACGACCTGGAGCAAAACGCCGAGATCGCCCGCGTGCTCGGCCTTGATACCGACATCGACGCCGCGTGGCCGCCGCTCAATCCGCTGATGGGGCAGGTCGAACACGCCGCGCGATTTCTGAACGACAACGGCTTCGATGACAAGGCGCGCTACGTCGCGATGCATCCGGGAAGCGACGAGGACTTTGTCGAAAAACGTTGGCCGGAGGCGCATTTCGCCGCGCTTGCCGAATCGATTTACGAAAGAGACGGCCGCGCGACGATCGTGTTCGACGGCCCGAACGAGCGCGGCGCGGGCAAGCGTTTGTCCATGTTGTGCCGCACGCCGATCCTCGCGATGGACGGCTGGGGCGACCTGAACGACGCGCTCGGCATGCTTGCGTTTTGCGATCTGATGATCGCGAACGACTCCGGGATCATGAACCTGGCCGCCGCGGCCGGGGTCCCCACGGTCGCGATTTACGGGCCGAGCCGCGCGGATCGATCGAAGCCGTGGCGAAACGGCGCAGCGGTGATCGCCGAGCGCGCATGCGTTCCGTGTTACGGACTCGGGAGCTGGCCGGGCTGCATCCATCCCGAGCGCCCGTGCCTGCACGATGTCGTCCCCGAACGCGTGCTTGCGGCCGCGCTCGCGATCGGCGTGTAG
- a CDS encoding sugar transferase: protein MRLLYIDQYFSTRAGRSGTRGYEFARRFAAAGWRVTVITSASDYSHLATQRRFVERTRVEGIDVVSLRIGYAQRMSYVRRAVSFVLFMIASTVAGLVLGRHDAVFASSTPLSVGVTGALISMLRGIPFVFEVRDLWPRAPIEMGVIRGRAAIGVLTALERWIYRRAVLVNALSPGMREGIVDAGVDPARVAMIPNGCDLDLAPARVDRAGMRREFGFDGDAFVVIYAGTLGPANDVGDLLATARAARDADLSRVRFLIVGDGSEHAALEATVTREVLANVRFAGARTRRETARLIAASDLGVTCFAPRPVLETNSPNKLFDYLACGVPQMVNTPGWMREIVEDGGAGVFVPHGKPEEAARTIANLANDPARTAAMRAAAVRIARESFSRERLAGAMMALLARASETPREAGAFSIRALWHRAAAIAGLALVSPLFIAIAVAIRLEDGGAVFYRPERVGHGGRRFRMWKFRTMVADAETRGLGLNVSANDERITRVGRLLRDGSLDELPQLFNVAAGSMRLVGPRPALPAHAERFDARESRRLRVPPGLTGLAQVRGRNDLPWAEKLEADVLYADNRGLGLDIRILGETIATVILRRGLYERDAGLSDPYNRELDAARDS from the coding sequence ATGCGCCTTCTTTACATCGACCAGTATTTTTCGACGCGCGCCGGCCGTTCGGGCACGCGCGGCTACGAGTTCGCTCGCCGCTTCGCGGCGGCGGGCTGGCGCGTCACGGTCATCACGTCGGCGAGCGATTATTCGCATCTGGCGACGCAGCGGCGATTCGTCGAGCGCACGCGCGTCGAGGGCATCGACGTCGTGAGCCTGCGCATCGGCTACGCGCAGCGGATGTCGTACGTGCGCCGCGCGGTTTCGTTCGTGCTGTTCATGATCGCGTCCACCGTGGCGGGGCTCGTGCTTGGCCGGCATGACGCCGTGTTCGCCAGCAGCACGCCGCTTTCGGTCGGCGTGACCGGCGCCCTCATCTCGATGCTGCGCGGCATCCCCTTCGTGTTCGAGGTGCGCGATCTCTGGCCGCGGGCGCCGATCGAGATGGGGGTCATCCGCGGGCGCGCCGCGATCGGCGTGCTGACGGCGCTCGAACGCTGGATCTATCGCCGCGCGGTGCTCGTCAACGCGCTTTCGCCGGGCATGCGCGAGGGAATCGTCGACGCGGGCGTGGATCCGGCGCGCGTCGCGATGATCCCGAACGGGTGCGACCTGGATTTGGCGCCGGCCCGGGTCGATCGCGCGGGTATGCGCCGCGAGTTCGGATTTGACGGCGACGCGTTTGTCGTCATCTACGCGGGAACGCTCGGCCCGGCCAACGATGTCGGCGATCTGCTCGCGACCGCGCGCGCCGCGCGCGACGCGGACCTTTCGCGCGTGCGTTTTCTGATCGTCGGCGACGGTTCGGAGCACGCGGCGCTCGAGGCGACCGTGACGCGCGAGGTGCTGGCCAACGTGCGTTTCGCGGGCGCGCGAACGCGCCGGGAGACCGCGCGGCTCATTGCCGCGTCCGATCTTGGTGTCACGTGCTTCGCGCCGAGGCCGGTGCTCGAAACGAACAGCCCGAACAAGTTGTTCGACTACCTGGCCTGCGGCGTGCCGCAGATGGTGAACACGCCGGGTTGGATGCGCGAAATCGTGGAAGACGGCGGCGCGGGCGTATTCGTGCCGCACGGAAAACCAGAGGAGGCGGCGCGAACGATCGCGAATCTCGCGAACGATCCGGCGCGCACCGCGGCCATGCGGGCGGCGGCCGTCCGCATCGCGCGCGAGAGTTTCTCGCGCGAACGGCTGGCGGGCGCGATGATGGCGCTTCTGGCGCGCGCATCCGAAACGCCGCGCGAGGCCGGTGCGTTTTCGATCCGCGCGCTGTGGCATCGAGCCGCCGCGATCGCCGGATTGGCGCTCGTCTCGCCGCTTTTTATCGCGATCGCCGTCGCGATCCGCCTTGAGGACGGCGGCGCTGTTTTTTATCGGCCCGAGCGCGTCGGCCACGGCGGGCGCCGCTTTCGCATGTGGAAATTCCGCACGATGGTCGCGGACGCCGAGACGCGCGGGCTGGGGTTGAACGTGTCCGCGAACGACGAACGCATCACGCGCGTCGGGCGCCTGTTGCGCGACGGATCGCTCGATGAATTACCGCAGCTATTCAACGTCGCGGCCGGATCGATGCGCCTTGTGGGGCCGCGCCCCGCCTTGCCCGCGCACGCCGAGCGATTCGATGCGCGCGAGAGCCGCCGCCTGCGCGTGCCACCCGGGCTGACGGGCCTTGCCCAGGTGCGCGGGCGCAACGATCTTCCGTGGGCCGAAAAGCTCGAGGCCGACGTGCTCTACGCGGACAACCGCGGGCTTGGGCTCGACATTCGCATCCTCGGCGAAACGATCGCGACCGTGATCCTGCGCCGCGGGCTGTATGAGCGCGACGCGGGGCTTTCCGATCCGTACAACCGCGAGCTTGACGCCGCGCGCGATTCTTGA